The Roseibium sp. Sym1 nucleotide sequence GAGCGCCGTCGGCAGCGCGATGAACAGGCCGTTGGGAACGGAAAAAAGCACGATTAACGCGATGCTGCCGATCCCTGCCCCCAGGGACAGCAATTCCGGCAGGACACGGCTGACAATGACATCCGAAAGAAACAGCGCTTCAATCGTTACCAGGACGATGAGCGTGATCTTGAATATGTCAGCGGACAAACTTGCCAGATACCCGAGCGAAACGGGTCGCCGGACACCAAACGACGCAGGTATCATGTCTGCCAGCCGCAATGGTCTGCCCCGGATTGGTTGGAACCGCAGTTCACCGGTTGCCTGCCGGTGGCGGTGAAACAAGTTCTTGTGCCGTGGCACGGCAACTCGGCAGGCCTATTGTCATTGGCTGCCGCTGATCTCGTTCGAAATGACTTCGACAGCGCTTCGGATGTCATCATCGGTATGGCTGCAGCTGATGAAAAACCTGATCCGGGACTTGCTCTTGGACACCGCGGGATACCCGATCGGCAACGCAAGTATGCCCTTGTCCATCAAGGTTCTCGACAACGCGATCGTGACATCGGATTGGCCGATGATGACGGGCAGCACCGCGGAGGCCTCATTGGCCTCGCCAATATTTATCCCCGCCTCGCGCGCCAGCGTGTGAAACAACAAGACCCGTGAGTGAAGCTGGCTGACGCGCTGCGGCTCCTCTTGCGTCAATTGAAGAGCCTTCAGTGCGGCGGCCGCCATCGGAGGAGCAAGTCCCACGCTGTAGACAAAGCCGGGCGCCGTATACCGCAGATATTCTATGAGTTCTGCGTTGCCGGCAATGTAGCCGCCACAGCTGGCAAAGGATTTGCTCAGGGTGCCCATCCAGATATCAACCTCATCCGGATCGATATCGAAATGCTCGGCCAAGCCGCGGCCGGTTTTTCCCAGCACGCCGATTGAATGGGCTTCATCGACCATCAACAGGGTCTGATAGCGCCGTTTGAGCTCGATCAGCTTCGGCAGGTCTGGAATGTCGCCGTCCATGCTGTAGACACCTTCGACGACGACAAGAGCGTTTTTGCCCTGCTCGCGATGCGTTTGCAGAGACTTTTCCAATGCATCCAGATCATTATGCGGAAAGGACACGGCCTTTGCTCCGGACATGGCTGCCCCGAGCTGTGCGCTCTTGTGGATGTACTCGTCATGAAAGATGACGTCGCCTTCGCCCATGAGATGGGCGATCGTGTCCTCGTTGGTGGAGAAGCCCCCGACAAAAACGATTGCCGCTTCGGTTCCGACAAAATCGGCAATCGCCGCTTCCAGTTCCAGGTGGATGGGACGCTCACCGCTCACTATTCTCGATGCCGAGACGGAGGTGCCGTACTTTTCGATCGCTGCCTGGGCCGCGGTCGCAACCCGCGGATCACCACACAAATCAAGATAGTTGTAGCTGCAGAAGTTGATGAATTCCCGACCGTTCAGCCTCGCCAGCCTGTTGTTGAGCCCTTCGAAATTCTGATAGAACAGATCGCCGGCCCCGAGAGAACCGGTCCCGCCGATATTGTGTTTCAGTATTTGATAATACCGGGGGATCCGAAACCCTGTGGGCGCGGTCTTTCTGGCTTGCGGTCGACCTTCCGACTGGGGTTCTTGAGAAGGGTTTTCGTCGCCGTAAGATGTATTTCCTGGCGATACCGCCGCAGGTAAATCGGACAAATTCCTGAACCCCGAGTTTTGATAATCGTCTATGGCCGATAATACTCGATTACATGGCCAATTCCATCGGGATCGAAATGCTTTCCAAGGCCTTGTTCCAAGGCTTCATCACCACTTCCGACGCTCCCGCGTGGCGACGAACTTAATGCCGCGACCGGTTAAGTCAATTTGGATATTGGCAGTGTCAGGCCCCTGATGGTCAGCCGGCTCCCTGGAAAACTTCAACGCTGCGCACACAGGAAAACCGTGGGTTGCAAGGCGCCGCGGAACGTGTTTGCTGCCCGGTTTCCGGGACTTGACTTGATCTGCCGATGTGCGAGATGACAGTGGACCGGACTTCGTCATCGATGCATCTGTCTTGTGGGAGTGTCGCCCACGGGCAAAGACCTGTGTCAGGCCGCGCTGCTGTTGAAGTGACTGGTGTGCAAATGCGGCAGTTTCGCCCGCCTATGAAGTGGCTCAACAGATTTGCTGAATACCGTGGATCATAAGACCAGATGCTTGACGGCGGACAAGCTTGAAAAGTCGTTTGGTGATTTCAAGATAATCGACGGTGTCAGCATCCGCATCGGTCGTGGCGAAGTGATCGGGATCCTCGGCCCCAACGGTGCCGGCAAGACGACATTGATGAGCATGATAACCGGCATTGTTCAACCCGATGCAGGTCTGGTTGAGATAGACGGTGTCGACGTGACGCGGCTTCCAATGTTTGCGCGCGCAAAACTCGGCCTGAGCTATCTCCCTCAGGAGTCGTCTGTCTTCAGAGGCCTGTCGGTCGAAAACAACATCATGATGGGCCTGGAGAGTTCCTATCCGAACAAAGCCTCCCGGCAAGAGATCCTGCGTCTGATCCTCGATGCATTCGGGTTGACCTCTGTTCGGGCCCGCAACGCGGCCAAACTTTCCGGCGGCATGCGGCGTCGATGCGAAGTTGCCCGGGCAATCGCCTCGAATCCCAAGTACTTGATGCTCGACGAGCCGTTTGCCGGTGTTGACCCGATTGCAATCTCCGACCTGCAGCGCATGATAACGAAGATCCGCGAGTTTGGACTGGGGCTCCTGATCAGCGACCACAATGTACGGGAAACGCTGTCTATTGTTGATCACGCCTATATCATTGTGGAAGGGAAGGTTCTCGCGGAGGGAAGTCCGGCCGAAATCGCTTCGAACAAACTGGTGCGGCATTATTATCTCGGCGACAGTCTCGACCAGCCGAGTAATTTCAAATCCCGTACACGCTCAGGCGCGAACAGGCAAAACGCAGTATGAGTCTCCACCTGAGGGCTCACACGTCCAAGACAAATTGAATGAACCGGGGACCGGGTGGAATTGCGAATTCGGGCGAGCTGGAGTGCGCTATTGGATCGGGGGAACACGGTAAAACGGCGCTCGTGTCCTGCTGAACCAGCCGCTTCGTATCGCAGAGTGGTTTTTGCTTCTTGTGGTAAGTCATACTCTCAACCAGCCACCTGCCAGGCTGGCCGGCAGGACTTGTGATCGGATGTTTCGCAAAGGCCCAGACCAATGGCTTCAGACCAACGCATAGCCGTTCTCGGCCCGCTTCCTCCGACACGCGGAGGCATTGCCAGGCACACGGCACTGACCGCTGCCGCCCTTGGCGAGCGCGCAAGTGTGAAAGTGTGGTCCTACCAGCGGCAATATCCGAAGTTCCTGTATCCGGGAAAATCCGAGGTGTCGGCCGACCTCCCTCGCCACAACGACCTGGATGAACGGCGCATCGTCGACGGCATCAACCCGCTGACATGGGTCAGGACGGCCAAGGAAATCTCCGCCTGGGAACCGCATTTGCTCGTGTTCCCGGTATGGACATTCTTCCAGGCACCGGCCATGGGGTGGATGGCGCGGTCATTGCGGAAAAGAGGCTGCGAAACCTGCGCCATCGTCCACAACGTGTTCGATCATGCACAGGCATTCTGGAAGGCGAGACTGAGCCTTTGGTCTCTCGGACAAGCAGACCGGTATGTGACGCACGGATCGGACTTGGCCGACCAGATCCGGTCGCATTTCCCGGGAGCGCGGGTCGACGTTTTTCCAATTCCGCTCTTCGACGACTTTCCGCCGGCAATGCATGTCCTCAAAAGGGAGTACGCCCTCGAATTGTTGTTCTATGGCCTGGTGCGGCCCTACAAGGGGCTCGATGTGGCCTTGCATGCCCTTGCCCTGTCCGGGCGCAAGGATATCCGGCTGACGGTGGCAGGAGAGTTCTGGCAAGGCCTGGCAGATACACGTGCTCTGATCGAAACCCTGGGCATATCCGATCAGGTGAACCTCATCCCCGAATATATCAGCGACGCGGACACGGCAGAACTTTTCGACCGGAGCGACGCAGTGGTCTTGCCCTACAGGTCCGTAACGGGCTCGGGCATCGTGGCGACGGCGTTCCACTATCAAAGACCCGTCATCGTGAGTGACCATCCCGCACTGCGTGAATTGGTGGAGCAATTTGATGCGGGTTGGATATTCCCTTCCGAACAGCCTCAGGCTCTTGCCGACATCTTGAAGTCCCTTGACAGGGAAGCGACGGAGCGTGCAGGCATCAACGCTAAATCCAGCGCGGCGTTCCTGACATGGCACAATTACGCAGCCAAGGTCCTCGGAGGCGATTTTGGAGATGGGCCCATGTCTGCGGCTGAAACGGAAGCTGTTCGATAATGAGCGGACCGGGTAATCACGCGATCCTCGATCGGGACTCCCGGTTGCGCAAAGGACAAAAAATCCGTGATCTGCTTGCGCGGCGGCGCTCCCTCACAAACCTGCGCATACTGGATGTCGGAACAGGATCCGGACACGCCGCGAGCGTTTTCCTGGACGCGGTCCGGCCCGACGGAGAAGTCTGCGCGGTGGATCGGCGCCGCCAGCTCGCGGCACACGGGATCAGTTTCCGCCTTGCGGAGACAACGGATATTCCATTTGAAGACAAGAGTTTTGATGTCGTCATCACCAACCACGTCATCGAACATGTCGGTGAAGAGAGAGACCAGCGCCATCACCTCTCGGAAATCAGGCGTGTCCTCAAGGACGATGGACTTGTCTACCTGGCTGTTCCCAACCGGCGGGCGGTCTGGGAGCATCATTATGATCTCCCTTTCCTGAGCTGGTTGCCGAGACCCGCCGCCTCATGGCTGTTGCGAGCGACACGCAAAGGCACCGACTACGACTGCCGCCCGCTGTCTGCGCCGGAATTGAGAAACCTGCTGTCCGCAGCCGGCCTGTCACACGAAGACATAACATTCGAGGCGCTGAGATATATGGCCAAACATGAAATGGGCCCGACAGCGGGAAGGGTTGTCGGCAACTGCCCGGATTTCATCTTGCGCTGCCTGTTGCCTCTCTCGCCCACGCTTGTTGCCATGGCGCGAAAAAAGCGTACTGACAACGCTTGACAGACCCCTGCGTCCTGCAGGTATTCGCGCCTGATACGCGCGTTGTCCTCGCAGACTTTCCGCTTGATTTTCCGTATGTTCCGAAGTGATGCTTGACCTTCGGTTGAAAGGTTGCCTCAGTTGAAACGAATGGGGCCCTGCCCGCCCATCGACAGGGCGGGCGCCCGGATCAACGCGCCAAGAGAACCGGCTACTTGATCCGGATCCGTTTCAAGACCCGGTTGTCGTTTTCGCTGAAAGCTGTGCGGCCATGGAGGGATTTTCGGTTGTTCAGCACGAGGAGATCACCGGGCGCGAGGTGAAAAAACTCCAGATGCGCGCGGGCGCAGTCTTCCAGCGTATCAATGGCGTCGTTCATCTCCGGTGACAAAGGCGCACAATCCACAAGTGCCTGTGCCCGCTCCATTTCCAGCCTGTTGTAACGGATCTCAAGTCCGTCAGGTGTTTGGGTCAGAACGTGTCTTGGACCGATATGGGTGGGCACCGGATTCTCCATGAGCATCGCCTTGCACTCCGCGGGCAACGCCTCGGCAATCGCATCGACGGAGACGACGAAGCTTTCTCCACCCCGCGCCGCCTGGGTGACACAGGCCAGCAGAACGATGCTTGAAGGCTCCTCGGAAAAATACTCATCGCTGTGCAGATCAAGCTCCCGGGACGTGGTCGAGGTGATCTGATTTCCGAAAGGGTCGCATACCTTGCTTTTGTGATCGGTCACCAGATGAATGATGTCTTTGGAAAGCTTGTTGGAGCGTGTGTCGATCCCTTCTCGTGACATCTGGCCAAGATCATTGGCCAGTTCCAACAGAAGGTCATCATCATCCACCGGAAACTCTGTAAACAGCAAAGCATGGGCATTGACGGCAGCGTTGGCCCGTATCTGCGCCAGCGTGGAGGAACGATCCGCGTAGTCTGTTTTCTTCAAGTAGGACATGTGGTCAAACACTCCGTTCAACCAAGGGTATCACGACAGTCGGATTGGTCTACCACGAAACCTGTCGAGGCCTAGGTGTGGAATCCAAAAAGGTTGTTCATTCAGGTCGTTCCGGAAATGACCGTCTCCAAGGCGTGAAGGGCAAGGAAACCCAGTCGGTTTCCGAGCCTTTGCCACGCAGGAGATGGTCTTTTCCGGAACGATCCAGAGGACGCCAACCGGGCTTTGAAAAGCGGCGTCAAAGCCTTTGCGCCATGCACCGGCATGGCTCTGCAGGCCTTTCCAGGCTTTTCTGCCCCCGATTGACGCCTGAATGCACATTTTTATGGGTCCGTACCCTGGCCCGGCCCCTGATCAAGCTCGCAGAGAAGCAAATCCACGACGCGATCCGCGGTCCCTCGCAAAAAGAAATGATCCCCTTCCACAAGAAACAGATTGAACCGCGCAACCGTTTCCTCACTCCATTCCGCAAGCGCCTCCAGCTCCACGTAGCTGTCCCAGGTGCCCCCTAATGCCGTGATCGGTACCGTGAGGGGACCCGTGTCCCTGCGCCTGTAGCGCTCATTCAGTCGAAAATCGGATCGATAGACGGGCAGCAGGAGATCGACGAACTCCCTGTTTTCCAGATGATCCGGCAACAGGCCTCCGATCCGGCCGACACGGTCGAGCAACTCGTCATCGCTCAGCTCATGCAGCATCGGACCCTGTCGCGGCGCGGCGGCCCGGCGCGGTGCGTCGCAGGCCCCGACAAAGAGTTTTTGAGGCAAAGGCAAGCCGCGATCGCCAAGGCCCTGCACCAGCTCAAAACCGATGCGGGCCCCCATGCTGTGCCCGTATATGGCAAAAGGCTTGTCCAGCCATGGCTCCAACTCCACCACCAGATGCTCTGTCATGTGGTCCATGTCATCAATGAGCGGCACGTCCAGGCGCGTCTCGCGGCCCGGATACTGAACGGCTGCGAGCTCAATCGTCTCGGGCAGTTTCCGTTTCCAATCGTGATAGACCGATGCACTGCCCCCGGCGAAGGGCAGGCAGAAGAGCCGAAGCTTTGCGCTGTCGGACGGCTGAAGAAACGGAAGGGCCTCAATACGGTCGGGCATTATCGCGCACGCTCATGGTCTTCGGTCAGGGACAGGTGGAACATTGAACCATCCTCTTGCTCGGCGATCCCACGCAGCAGCGCAATGAACTGGGACAGGAGCCTTTCCGCGGACGGCCGGCCATAGGCGCCGGTATCATAGGAAAGGTGAAGGGTTATCGCGCCGTCATTGGAGCGGACAAAGGTCCAGATGAGATCGGTCTTGCCCTGGCTTTCGGGGGCCGAGATCACCTGGACGGGCCGCCCAGAGATAGAAAGGTCCGGGTGTGGCTCCACCAATTGCAGGATCGAGCGATAAGGCGGCAGCTTGGGCAGGTTTGGGTTTGCGGGCCCCGGCGCGTTCCACCGATGATCGAGCGCCTGGAAAAGAATGTCTTGGGTCGTTTGCAGGCGATCCGGGACGCGATCGGACCTCGAGAAGTCGAGGGAGAGCGGCAGCACGGCCACAAAACACCCCAACATGTCGTCGTAATCCAGATTGGGGCGCAGGGACACAGGCATCCCGCACAGGAGATCCGTCTTGCCGGTGAGGCGTTGGACCAAAACGCCATAGGCGGTGACAAGCAGTCCATAGAGCGTGGCCTCCTGCTCGCCCGCCCGCGCGGTCAATGCCGAGACGGTCTCGGCGGGTATGCGCCTTTCGATAGAAGCCGCCTGACCGGACGGCGCACCGTCGGTTGGGAAGCTGCTTGGCTCAGCTGCACGGTGGAGGCGGTTCGCCCAGTATCGCGAAGCCTTGGACCTCTCGAACTGGTCCGCCTCCCACGCCAGAAGGTCTTCGATACTGGCGCGCGGGGGCGCAGGTTTGGGAATATCTCCTGCCTCACAGTCCTTGAACACGGAACAGAACTCCTGCATCAGGGCCGACGCGGATTGACGATCGGCCACGAGGTGATGCAGATCGAACCTGAGCAGGCTGCGGCCGTCGCCGAGGCGAAACAGACGAACCTGCAAAGGCGGATTTCCAGGCAGGCCGTCATGGTTTGAAAGCCTGCCTGACATCAGCTCGCGGGGATCAGCGTTCTTCGCGTCACGGACATCGAACGGGACTTGGGCCTGCCTGCGGATCACCTGGACCGGTTTTCCCGATTGCAGCTCAAACGAGGTGCGCAATGCCGGGTGCCTGTCACTCAGCCAGCCGAGCGTCTTCTGGATGGTGCCGTGGCCCGGCTCACTGTCCAGAACAAAACCAATGGGCATGTTAAAGAGCCCGGGACTGCCCGAGATATGTTCTTTCAGAAAGAGTGGCAGCTGGGCAGAGCTCAACGGCAGCACAGTATCTTTCCCCGGCATTCCACGAGCCGCCTGCGGGAGATGCGCGGGGGAGACACGCGCGTCCTTGATCAAGTCAGACATCTTTGACATGTCTGCCGCCCCGGCAAGAAGGGCCAACGGCACCCGCACCCCGAACTCCTGCTCGATCACCAATTGCAGGCGGGCAAGCAACAGGGAGTGACCGCCCGCGCGAAAGAAATTCGTGGAGCTTTGCGGCGACGTGGGGAGATTCAGCACGGATGTCCAGATTGCGGCGAGCCGTTGCTCGGTCGGATCGTCAAGACACACCGGCGCCTCCTGGTAGCGGCGCTCAGGGCTTGTCGGTGCCAGTTCAGCCAGCGCCTTGCGGTCCAGCTTGCCATTTTGTGTCGTCCAAAGGCGTTCTGTCTTTTGATAGGTGTCGGGCCAGAACGCCGGTGGAAGACGTGCCTCGACGAAGCCGCCGAGATCATCCGGAAGATCCCTGCCGGTGGGCACACAAAACGCATGGATGCGGATGTCTCCCGCCGCATCGGGCCGGGCAGTGACCCCCGCCCAAGCAATTCCGGAATGCTCCAGCAGCGTTGCTTCGATCTCTCCCAGTTCGATGCGCTGCCCGCGGCGTTTGATCTGGCTATCCCGGCGCCCGTGATATGTCAGCGCCCCGTCCCGGCGTTGCCGGACAAGATCGCCCGTCAGATAAAGCCGCTTGCCGGGGCGGAACGGATCCGGGCGGAACCGATCTGCCGTCAGGCCCGCATTGCCCATATAGCCCCAGGCCAGCGCCACTCCCCCGATGGCGAGTTCCCCCAGACACCCGGGCGGCAGTCGGTTGCCCTGACGGTCAAGCACTTCGGTGACGACATTGGAAATCGGCCAACCGATCGGCACTTCGACCCGGTCCTGGGGGCTGCATACCCATGCCGTGACGTCGATTGCGGCCTCGGTGGGGCCGTAGAGGTTTGACACGGTGCATTGGAGCGATGACTGCGCGCGGCTTGCAAGCGGCGCGGGCAAGGCCTCCCCACTGCAGATGCAGTGTTTCAGGGAGGGCGGGTCACGTGCCTCCAGGGCCCAGGCTTGCAGAAAAACCTTCAGCATGGAGGGCACGAAATGCACAAAATGGATATCGCGGCGGACGATCAGATCGGCGATGTAATGGGGATCGCGATGCCCCCCCGGCGCCGCGATGACAAGCTCTCCGCCGTATAGAAGCGGCCAAAGGAGCTCCCAGATCGAGACGTCGAAACTCACGGGCGTCTTGTGAAGCACGCGTTCCCCGGGGCGCAGCTGAAATGCCTGCTGCATCCAGTCCAGCCGGTTTGCCAGTGCAGACCGGGGCACACCAACCGCCTTTGGTTGGCCGGTCGAACCTGATGTAAACAGGATATAGGCCAGCCCGTCCTCTGGTTCGGCGCGACCCGGCAATACCTCAAGCGGGTGGTGCATCGCCTCATCCAGCGACAGGGTGCGAATGGGCGTGTCCTCTGCCTGATCCGCATTCGAGGTGATCAAGACCGAGGCCTTGGCCTGTTCGAGCTGCCTGTTGCGCCGCAGAACGGGCGTTTCGACCTCTATGGGCACGAAAACGGCGCGCAGGGCCAATATTCCCAGAATGACGGCCAGATACTCAAGCTGGCGGGGCAGTGACAGGGCGACGACAGTTCCCTCTGTCACGCCGCAAGCCTGCAGCGCTGCCGCAACGCGGCGTGCACGGGTTGCCAGCTCGCAATAGGTCAGCTGGCCGGCATCGCTGCTCAGTGCGACGGCCCCGGGTTGCTGATTGGCTTGATCCTGGAAGGCCTGAAAGAGGTCCCGGTTGAGCAGGCAGGGCCGCCGCGTGTCATTCCATTTATTTATCTCTGCCCGCTCTTGCGCCAAGAGGACATGCAGATCGCACACCTGTGTCTCGGGCCGGTCCAGGGCTTGCGCGAGAAGCTGCTCTATCCGTTGGGAGAGCCGCTCGAGCCCCGTCTCGTCAAACAGGTTGGACCGGGACCGCAAGGTGAGATGCAACCGGTTTCCCAGCCATCCTCCAAGGACCATCAGCGGAAATTGGGGGGGCCTGTCGGGCAGCTTATATGTCCGCCCTGCCAAGGGCCCAGACGGCAAGGGGACATCCGGCACATTCAAGGCCATGGCGGTGAGCGCAGGATCACCGTCGCCTGCGTTTTCGTCGTACCAGGAGAAAACCATCCGGGAGACGGGATGCATGCCGTCCTCCCCTGCGGCCTCCACCACCGGCGCGATGGCGGACAGGGGAACGGACTGATGATCCAGGACCCATCCAAGCTCAGCCGCGCATTGCTGAACCATCTGAGAAAACGACGCCATCGGAGGCACCGTCATGGAAACGGGCAGCACGTGGGCAAAACACCCGATCGCAGTCATGTCGTCCAGTCTGGTGCGATTGGAGACGGACACCGAAGTGACGGCCTTCCCGGCATCGGCGAGGCGTGCGCGCAGGATCTGGAGCGCGGTCAACAGCACCGCAGGCACCGTGACCCCGCGCCTTTGCGCGAAGACACGCAGATCTTTCGACAGGGACGACCCGATGCGCAGGGTGTGTTCGGCGCCCTGCACCGCATCGGGCGTGGACGTATCCCCGGGAAGCTCGGGAAGGTCGGCGAGGTTGGGAGAGAGCTTCTCCTGCCAGGCCCGCACCGCATCTTCAGAGTAGCCGAACGCATCCTGCAAGGGCGTCTCTGGCGGACGCCAGTCCCCTTGCAGGCTTTCCTTCAACTGTTCCCAAAGACATTCCACGGTCCTCATGTCGCCCACGATATGGTGCAGTCGCAAAAGCAGAAGAGGCGCGCCATCCGCCTCTTCCACCAGGTCGAGCGCCACCAGGGGCCCCGTTTCGAGATCCATGGGCTCGGCCAGCAGCTCCTTGATTTTCGCGGGCGCGTCTTCAACACGGATGTGTCGCACCCTCTCCTGCTTCGCATCTGCGGGGGCAAATGCGAGATCGCCTTCAAAGGTGGCAACGACCGACTGCAGAAGCGGGTGTTTCGCAAGAATCCCGAGGAACGCCTCGCGCAAATGCTCGAACCCTGGCATCTCGTTCAGTTGAATCGCGCCTGCGATCACGTCCGCCGTGCCCCGCGTTCCAAGCCGATCGAGATACCAAAACGCCCTT carries:
- a CDS encoding non-ribosomal peptide synthetase, which translates into the protein MAKIIHGQVPPGGRVLLCLTRPVDVAIGLIGCLRAGAVAVPTPQASGKHAIWRIEAIARDCDASLAILPAHAAAVTPVPGLPAISVDPECAPVTGQEDLPATAPDDLAVLQYTSGSTQSPRGVCLTRAMISRHLNQIIGHFGLVQDDVFVNWLPMHHDLGLFGTLLTPLYLGARSHYLPARRFLGNPYTWLGAISTCRATVAGGPNFAFEHVLRASRKSIGADLDLSHWRVAFCGAEPVRSETLSRFSTAFAEHGFDARAFCPTYGLAEATLVVSGVRARVRPRHISVDPNTLIAGRVEQMPGGKTIVSNGTPLDGIRVAIVDPASRTVLPEGGVGEICASGPAIASAAWGGRDAERFSTPLDGEGAYLRTGDIGFLDQGELFICGRKSDVLVLAGRNHHPEDLERSVERLSDAIRPGGSAAVPLETAEGEQAALLVECAQKLDGQTLMDLAVQLRAEMAEQHEIAPAIIALLKPGALPRTSSGKVRRKAAAQAWRAGEMTPLCVLEQNLERPDAPVETGGLRGVVARALGVSADQIDPTRKLTEYGLDSLKAMHLAAALENTAAKDVTPGWLLAGHSLQDIEDRLEGVPITDNRAVHPTPGAQIALNPVQRAFWYLDRLGTRGTADVIAGAIQLNEMPGFEHLREAFLGILAKHPLLQSVVATFEGDLAFAPADAKQERVRHIRVEDAPAKIKELLAEPMDLETGPLVALDLVEEADGAPLLLLRLHHIVGDMRTVECLWEQLKESLQGDWRPPETPLQDAFGYSEDAVRAWQEKLSPNLADLPELPGDTSTPDAVQGAEHTLRIGSSLSKDLRVFAQRRGVTVPAVLLTALQILRARLADAGKAVTSVSVSNRTRLDDMTAIGCFAHVLPVSMTVPPMASFSQMVQQCAAELGWVLDHQSVPLSAIAPVVEAAGEDGMHPVSRMVFSWYDENAGDGDPALTAMALNVPDVPLPSGPLAGRTYKLPDRPPQFPLMVLGGWLGNRLHLTLRSRSNLFDETGLERLSQRIEQLLAQALDRPETQVCDLHVLLAQERAEINKWNDTRRPCLLNRDLFQAFQDQANQQPGAVALSSDAGQLTYCELATRARRVAAALQACGVTEGTVVALSLPRQLEYLAVILGILALRAVFVPIEVETPVLRRNRQLEQAKASVLITSNADQAEDTPIRTLSLDEAMHHPLEVLPGRAEPEDGLAYILFTSGSTGQPKAVGVPRSALANRLDWMQQAFQLRPGERVLHKTPVSFDVSIWELLWPLLYGGELVIAAPGGHRDPHYIADLIVRRDIHFVHFVPSMLKVFLQAWALEARDPPSLKHCICSGEALPAPLASRAQSSLQCTVSNLYGPTEAAIDVTAWVCSPQDRVEVPIGWPISNVVTEVLDRQGNRLPPGCLGELAIGGVALAWGYMGNAGLTADRFRPDPFRPGKRLYLTGDLVRQRRDGALTYHGRRDSQIKRRGQRIELGEIEATLLEHSGIAWAGVTARPDAAGDIRIHAFCVPTGRDLPDDLGGFVEARLPPAFWPDTYQKTERLWTTQNGKLDRKALAELAPTSPERRYQEAPVCLDDPTEQRLAAIWTSVLNLPTSPQSSTNFFRAGGHSLLLARLQLVIEQEFGVRVPLALLAGAADMSKMSDLIKDARVSPAHLPQAARGMPGKDTVLPLSSAQLPLFLKEHISGSPGLFNMPIGFVLDSEPGHGTIQKTLGWLSDRHPALRTSFELQSGKPVQVIRRQAQVPFDVRDAKNADPRELMSGRLSNHDGLPGNPPLQVRLFRLGDGRSLLRFDLHHLVADRQSASALMQEFCSVFKDCEAGDIPKPAPPRASIEDLLAWEADQFERSKASRYWANRLHRAAEPSSFPTDGAPSGQAASIERRIPAETVSALTARAGEQEATLYGLLVTAYGVLVQRLTGKTDLLCGMPVSLRPNLDYDDMLGCFVAVLPLSLDFSRSDRVPDRLQTTQDILFQALDHRWNAPGPANPNLPKLPPYRSILQLVEPHPDLSISGRPVQVISAPESQGKTDLIWTFVRSNDGAITLHLSYDTGAYGRPSAERLLSQFIALLRGIAEQEDGSMFHLSLTEDHERAR
- the lptB gene encoding LPS export ABC transporter ATP-binding protein, with amino-acid sequence MTADKLEKSFGDFKIIDGVSIRIGRGEVIGILGPNGAGKTTLMSMITGIVQPDAGLVEIDGVDVTRLPMFARAKLGLSYLPQESSVFRGLSVENNIMMGLESSYPNKASRQEILRLILDAFGLTSVRARNAAKLSGGMRRRCEVARAIASNPKYLMLDEPFAGVDPIAISDLQRMITKIREFGLGLLISDHNVRETLSIVDHAYIIVEGKVLAEGSPAEIASNKLVRHYYLGDSLDQPSNFKSRTRSGANRQNAV
- a CDS encoding thioesterase II family protein; protein product: MPDRIEALPFLQPSDSAKLRLFCLPFAGGSASVYHDWKRKLPETIELAAVQYPGRETRLDVPLIDDMDHMTEHLVVELEPWLDKPFAIYGHSMGARIGFELVQGLGDRGLPLPQKLFVGACDAPRRAAAPRQGPMLHELSDDELLDRVGRIGGLLPDHLENREFVDLLLPVYRSDFRLNERYRRRDTGPLTVPITALGGTWDSYVELEALAEWSEETVARFNLFLVEGDHFFLRGTADRVVDLLLCELDQGPGQGTDP
- a CDS encoding aminotransferase class I/II-fold pyridoxal phosphate-dependent enzyme, which translates into the protein MSDLPAAVSPGNTSYGDENPSQEPQSEGRPQARKTAPTGFRIPRYYQILKHNIGGTGSLGAGDLFYQNFEGLNNRLARLNGREFINFCSYNYLDLCGDPRVATAAQAAIEKYGTSVSASRIVSGERPIHLELEAAIADFVGTEAAIVFVGGFSTNEDTIAHLMGEGDVIFHDEYIHKSAQLGAAMSGAKAVSFPHNDLDALEKSLQTHREQGKNALVVVEGVYSMDGDIPDLPKLIELKRRYQTLLMVDEAHSIGVLGKTGRGLAEHFDIDPDEVDIWMGTLSKSFASCGGYIAGNAELIEYLRYTAPGFVYSVGLAPPMAAAALKALQLTQEEPQRVSQLHSRVLLFHTLAREAGINIGEANEASAVLPVIIGQSDVTIALSRTLMDKGILALPIGYPAVSKSKSRIRFFISCSHTDDDIRSAVEVISNEISGSQ
- a CDS encoding glycosyltransferase → MASDQRIAVLGPLPPTRGGIARHTALTAAALGERASVKVWSYQRQYPKFLYPGKSEVSADLPRHNDLDERRIVDGINPLTWVRTAKEISAWEPHLLVFPVWTFFQAPAMGWMARSLRKRGCETCAIVHNVFDHAQAFWKARLSLWSLGQADRYVTHGSDLADQIRSHFPGARVDVFPIPLFDDFPPAMHVLKREYALELLFYGLVRPYKGLDVALHALALSGRKDIRLTVAGEFWQGLADTRALIETLGISDQVNLIPEYISDADTAELFDRSDAVVLPYRSVTGSGIVATAFHYQRPVIVSDHPALRELVEQFDAGWIFPSEQPQALADILKSLDREATERAGINAKSSAAFLTWHNYAAKVLGGDFGDGPMSAAETEAVR
- a CDS encoding TauD/TfdA family dioxygenase, with the protein product MSYLKKTDYADRSSTLAQIRANAAVNAHALLFTEFPVDDDDLLLELANDLGQMSREGIDTRSNKLSKDIIHLVTDHKSKVCDPFGNQITSTTSRELDLHSDEYFSEEPSSIVLLACVTQAARGGESFVVSVDAIAEALPAECKAMLMENPVPTHIGPRHVLTQTPDGLEIRYNRLEMERAQALVDCAPLSPEMNDAIDTLEDCARAHLEFFHLAPGDLLVLNNRKSLHGRTAFSENDNRVLKRIRIK
- a CDS encoding class I SAM-dependent methyltransferase, with the translated sequence MSGPGNHAILDRDSRLRKGQKIRDLLARRRSLTNLRILDVGTGSGHAASVFLDAVRPDGEVCAVDRRRQLAAHGISFRLAETTDIPFEDKSFDVVITNHVIEHVGEERDQRHHLSEIRRVLKDDGLVYLAVPNRRAVWEHHYDLPFLSWLPRPAASWLLRATRKGTDYDCRPLSAPELRNLLSAAGLSHEDITFEALRYMAKHEMGPTAGRVVGNCPDFILRCLLPLSPTLVAMARKKRTDNA